A DNA window from Halococcus saccharolyticus DSM 5350 contains the following coding sequences:
- the fmdA gene encoding formamidase: MPETVFEVDVDEDPADQPDPIVNRWHPDVPPAASVEPGDTFRVEQLDWTGGQVNNDDSANDIRDMDLDPNHHLSGPIEVKGAEPGDMLVVDILDLGPFQDHEWGFTGIFDQENGGGFLTDHFPEARKTIWDLNGAYASSRHIEDVRFPGLAHPGIMGTAPSHELLEEWNEREQALIDRGPEDETAVNHETRGDEPPLALPPEPNDVLLGDMDEDDVDEAAEKAARTIPPRENAGNCDIKNLSRGSRVYIPVFVEGANLVVGDLHFSQGDGEITFCGAIEMAGFLDLQVDVIKNGVEKMGTDYAMFKPGYQDPDFSDYVVFEGYSVAEDGTQHYKNANIGMRRACLDAIDYLTNFGYTREQAYFLLCTIPIETRIAGIVDLPNTCVTVSVPNECFDIDIDPDTLRDGTSPTGRGDVAKPS; the protein is encoded by the coding sequence CCAGAAACTGTGTTCGAGGTTGACGTCGATGAGGATCCAGCGGACCAGCCGGACCCAATCGTCAATCGGTGGCATCCCGACGTACCACCGGCCGCAAGCGTAGAACCGGGTGACACGTTCCGCGTTGAACAGCTCGATTGGACGGGTGGTCAGGTAAACAACGACGACAGTGCAAACGATATTCGGGACATGGACCTCGACCCGAATCATCACCTGAGCGGGCCAATTGAGGTCAAAGGTGCCGAACCCGGCGACATGCTGGTGGTCGATATCCTTGATCTCGGCCCGTTCCAAGACCACGAGTGGGGCTTTACCGGAATCTTCGATCAAGAGAACGGGGGAGGATTCCTCACGGACCATTTCCCGGAGGCACGGAAAACCATCTGGGATCTCAATGGTGCCTACGCATCGTCCAGACATATCGAGGATGTCCGATTCCCCGGACTCGCCCATCCAGGGATTATGGGTACTGCACCATCTCACGAACTTCTCGAAGAGTGGAACGAGCGCGAGCAGGCACTCATCGACCGTGGTCCAGAGGACGAGACAGCAGTGAACCACGAGACTCGCGGCGACGAGCCACCACTCGCGCTTCCGCCAGAGCCGAACGACGTCCTGTTGGGAGACATGGACGAGGACGACGTCGACGAGGCGGCTGAGAAAGCTGCCCGGACCATCCCACCACGTGAAAACGCGGGTAACTGTGACATCAAGAACCTCAGCCGCGGGTCGCGGGTGTACATTCCAGTGTTCGTCGAGGGAGCGAACCTCGTCGTTGGCGACCTACACTTCTCACAGGGCGACGGGGAGATCACGTTCTGTGGAGCAATCGAAATGGCTGGGTTCCTCGACCTGCAGGTCGATGTCATCAAGAACGGTGTCGAAAAGATGGGGACTGACTACGCGATGTTCAAACCCGGCTATCAGGACCCAGACTTCTCGGATTACGTGGTTTTCGAGGGGTACTCCGTCGCCGAGGACGGCACCCAACACTACAAGAACGCTAACATTGGGATGCGACGCGCCTGCCTCGACGCTATCGACTACCTAACCAACTTCGGGTACACGCGCGAGCAGGCTTACTTCCTCCTCTGCACGATTCCGATCGAGACTCGGATCGCCGGCATCGTTGATCTTCCTAATACGTGCGTCACGGTTTCAGTGCCGAACGAGTGCTTCGACATCGATATCGATCCCGATACACTCAGGGATGGAACCAGCCCCACGGGTCGCGGTGACGTCGCCAAACCCTCGTGA
- the thsA gene encoding thermosome subunit alpha: MARTISQLQPAVNGTTERLQGRDAQKANFSAGQALAGVIRTTLGPSGMDKMLVTSQGKVIVTNDGASILDRMEIDHPAAKMVMQVAETQADATGDGTTTAVILTCELLGAAEALIDQGLHPTTIADGYRLAAERVLETLENEAIEIDAHNPDRLQDIVRTVITGKWEGADAQLLAEIAVEAVQAIEHNGTVDRRNITNQAVAGGGYRDSEVIDGLVIDLESSSTSIVAPEAELPRQIEDATIALVDDQLTIETVDGLGTVSLDTPEQRQAFLDYEDEVYEEYVATIADAGADVVFCQKSIDDPIRYLLARENIIAVERTRKDELIKLGHATGARYVGTVDQLTAMDTGHAGLVERRSVGNRELAIVSECLNSKQVSILLRGGTKHINEEMKRVLDDCLDALTLAIETQVVLPGGGAAEVMLAEDLRKHAEGISGREQLAIEAFGDALETLPRTLAKNAGMDPIDALVDVRRRQHEGNVTIGLDIRNGDIGDMVTTGVLEPLAIKQRAVTNAYEAATMLIRIDDIIAAAPETDTGEDEEEDSDTLHAATGGYPWSIGHSMGGHGHAH, from the coding sequence ATGGCACGTACCATATCTCAGTTGCAACCAGCAGTAAACGGAACCACTGAGCGTCTTCAAGGACGAGATGCTCAAAAGGCCAACTTCTCTGCAGGGCAAGCTCTCGCCGGAGTGATCCGAACAACTCTCGGACCCAGTGGAATGGATAAAATGTTGGTGACCTCGCAAGGCAAAGTCATCGTCACGAACGATGGAGCAAGCATTCTTGACCGGATGGAAATCGATCACCCTGCTGCCAAGATGGTGATGCAGGTCGCCGAAACTCAGGCTGACGCGACGGGAGACGGAACCACGACCGCAGTAATTCTGACGTGCGAACTGCTCGGAGCCGCCGAAGCGCTCATCGACCAAGGATTACATCCTACTACAATCGCCGATGGCTATCGACTGGCCGCCGAACGGGTGCTTGAGACGCTTGAGAACGAAGCAATCGAGATCGATGCGCACAATCCAGACCGACTCCAGGATATCGTCCGTACAGTCATTACGGGAAAGTGGGAGGGGGCAGACGCGCAACTCCTTGCCGAGATAGCTGTCGAAGCGGTACAAGCGATTGAGCATAATGGAACTGTTGACCGTCGTAACATCACCAACCAGGCTGTCGCTGGTGGCGGCTACCGTGATTCGGAGGTCATCGACGGTCTTGTGATAGATCTAGAGAGTTCATCGACATCGATAGTAGCGCCAGAGGCGGAGCTGCCGCGGCAAATTGAAGACGCCACAATTGCGCTCGTTGATGATCAACTGACGATTGAGACGGTTGATGGACTTGGAACAGTCAGCCTCGATACTCCAGAGCAACGCCAAGCGTTTCTCGATTACGAGGACGAAGTTTACGAGGAGTACGTCGCCACTATCGCTGACGCAGGCGCTGATGTCGTGTTCTGCCAGAAGAGCATCGATGACCCAATTCGGTATCTGCTTGCCCGCGAGAATATCATCGCAGTCGAACGGACACGAAAGGACGAACTGATAAAATTGGGTCATGCAACCGGTGCCCGGTATGTTGGCACAGTGGACCAGCTCACAGCAATGGACACCGGCCACGCAGGGCTCGTCGAGCGTCGGTCGGTCGGTAATCGAGAACTAGCGATTGTCTCGGAATGCCTGAACTCAAAGCAGGTTTCGATTCTTCTCCGTGGTGGAACCAAACACATCAACGAGGAGATGAAGCGAGTTCTCGATGACTGTCTCGACGCACTCACATTGGCCATCGAAACTCAGGTGGTACTTCCCGGCGGCGGCGCGGCTGAAGTCATGCTCGCAGAGGATCTTCGAAAACATGCCGAAGGAATCAGTGGGCGCGAACAACTGGCAATTGAGGCGTTTGGTGACGCGCTCGAAACACTCCCTCGAACGCTCGCGAAGAACGCGGGAATGGATCCAATCGATGCCCTCGTTGATGTCCGTCGTCGGCAACACGAGGGGAACGTGACTATCGGACTCGATATACGGAACGGTGACATCGGAGATATGGTGACTACAGGTGTACTAGAGCCGCTAGCTATCAAACAGCGTGCCGTCACGAACGCCTACGAAGCTGCGACTATGCTCATCCGAATCGACGACATCATTGCGGCAGCACCTGAGACCGATACTGGCGAGGATGAAGAAGAAGACTCAGATACTCTTCACGCTGCTACGGGCGGTTATCCGTGGTCAATTGGGCACTCGATGGGAGGACACGGGCACGCTCATTAG